CTATTCCTTCTGGCAATTCAAGAATGAGGATCTGCGGCCAATCGAGACCTGTATCGACCTCGCTGCCGAATGGGGATTCGATGGCGTCGAACTTCTGGAAATGCAGATGGTCAATAAAGACAACGCAACGCTGCAAAAGCTTAAGCAGCGAGCGTTCGTCAACGGCATGGACCTGTCTGGCTTTTCGACTCACCAGGGCTGGGTGAATCCGGACGCCGACGTGCGGAATAAGAATACTCAGAAGACAATCAATTCGATTGAGATCGCTTACAAGCTCGGCATTCCTACCATGCGCGTGAACACTGGACGTTGGGGGACGAGCGGTAATTTTGATGAACTGATGGCCAATCGCGGCATCGAACCAACCCTGGAAGGTTACACCGAAGACGACGGTTTCAAATGGGTCATCGACGGCCTGACAGAATGTCTGCCGACGGCCGAAAAATGCGGCGTCACACTCGGTCTGGAGAACCACTGGGGACTTGGCCGAACTCCGGAAGGTGTGATGAAAATCGTGCGAGCGATCGATTCTCCATGGTTGAAGACGACGTTGGACACCGGCAACTTTCTGGAAGATCCGTACGATCGACTGGAACTGATGGCCGACGATGCCGTGCTGGTACAGGCGAAAACGTACTACGGCGGCGGAATGTGGTACACGCTGGACCTCGACTATCCGCGGATCGCTCGCCTGCTGAACAAGCACAGTTACAACGGTTACGTGTCGCTGGAGTTTGAAGGTAAAGAGAACCCGAAGACCGCCATTCCCAAAAGCCTGAAGATGTTGCAGGCGGCATTTGAGGCCGCTTAGCTGGTTTTTCTACGCCTTCCTTTTTCTGATCCTGAAGTTGCCGTCACGTGCCATTCGAAATTCCGTTTGCCGTTCACTACGTCTCCCTTCTGATCGGGTCCGACCCCGCCACAACGATGTGGGGGT
This DNA window, taken from Fuerstiella marisgermanici, encodes the following:
- a CDS encoding sugar phosphate isomerase/epimerase family protein, with translation MKHLTRRSAVSSVIAGVAASAIPFGSSASAADEPKKTEPKRRTRFAVSSYSFWQFKNEDLRPIETCIDLAAEWGFDGVELLEMQMVNKDNATLQKLKQRAFVNGMDLSGFSTHQGWVNPDADVRNKNTQKTINSIEIAYKLGIPTMRVNTGRWGTSGNFDELMANRGIEPTLEGYTEDDGFKWVIDGLTECLPTAEKCGVTLGLENHWGLGRTPEGVMKIVRAIDSPWLKTTLDTGNFLEDPYDRLELMADDAVLVQAKTYYGGGMWYTLDLDYPRIARLLNKHSYNGYVSLEFEGKENPKTAIPKSLKMLQAAFEAA